One stretch of Gemmatimonadaceae bacterium DNA includes these proteins:
- the rplO gene encoding 50S ribosomal protein L15, protein MGLHNLVAAPRSHRERKRIGRGPGSGKGKTSGKGNKGIKARSGHHGPGGGKPAFEGGQMPITRRLPKRGFTNPFREDAEVIRLDDLAKVSGDVTPESLAEAGLVRRNHGKIKLLANGKVPKPVTVRGVKMSASAREKIVAAGGSVEE, encoded by the coding sequence ATCGGGCTGCACAATCTGGTGGCGGCTCCCCGGTCGCATCGCGAGCGGAAGCGCATCGGTCGCGGTCCGGGCTCCGGAAAGGGCAAGACGTCCGGCAAGGGCAACAAGGGCATCAAGGCGCGTTCGGGACATCACGGTCCGGGCGGCGGAAAGCCGGCCTTCGAGGGCGGCCAGATGCCGATCACGCGTCGCTTGCCGAAGCGCGGCTTCACCAATCCCTTCCGCGAGGATGCCGAGGTGATCCGCCTCGACGATCTCGCGAAGGTGAGTGGCGACGTGACGCCGGAGTCGCTTGCCGAGGCCGGACTCGTTAGGCGCAATCACGGCAAGATCAAGCTGCTCGCGAACGGCAAGGTGCCGAAGCCCGTCACCGTGCGCGGCGTGAAAATGAGTGCATCGGCGCGCGAGAAGATCGTGGCGGCCGGGGGCAGTGTGGAAGAGTGA
- the rpmD gene encoding 50S ribosomal protein L30: MPRTFVWHRTRGPKKTPSLRLPEKGQVRVKQVRSGIGHSWRMRATLEAIGLRHHQHEVVKDIHPALVGQLKQVRHLVQVTVVEE; the protein is encoded by the coding sequence ATGCCGCGCACATTCGTTTGGCACCGGACGCGCGGTCCAAAAAAGACACCGAGCCTTCGGTTGCCGGAGAAGGGCCAGGTTCGCGTCAAGCAGGTCCGCAGCGGCATCGGTCATTCCTGGCGGATGCGCGCGACGCTCGAGGCGATCGGGCTGCGTCATCATCAGCATGAGGTCGTGAAGGACATTCACCCCGCACTCGTGGGGCAGCTCAAGCAAGTGCGGCACCTCGTGCAGGTGACCGTCGTCGAAGAGTGA